The Malus domestica chromosome 13, GDT2T_hap1 genome includes a window with the following:
- the LOC103452670 gene encoding transcription factor bHLH147-like, which yields MASTLISNPVATSERARDPSRRKKKKKIQSKQDHLHHQEPANSHTKWKSEAQQHLYSSKLLHALNQVSINPAPDSSAPAANSSASTCTPPRGRAVRETADRVLAVAAKGKTRWSRAILTSRLKIKFRQHKRQRSAAASGTRSTRPRKTKFSVQRLKGKGLPAVQKKVRVLGRLVPGCRKQPLPVILEEATDYIAALEMQVRAMSRLTQLLSGSTSGST from the coding sequence ATGGCGTCGACTCTGATTTCGAATCCCGTAGCCACCTCCGAACGAGCCCGGGATCCTTctagaaggaaaaagaagaagaaaatccaATCCAAACAAGACCACCTCCACCACCAAGAACCCGCCAACAGCCACACCAAGTGGAAGTCCGAGGCACAGCAGCACCTCTACTCCTCCAAGCTCCTCCACGCCCTCAACCAAGTCTCCATTAACCCCGCACCCGACTCCTCCGCCCCCGCCGCCAACTCCTCCGCTTCCACTTGTACTCCGCCACGCGGCCGAGCCGTTCGCGAGACCGCCGACAGAGTACTCGCCGTCGCAGCTAAGGGTAAGACCCGCTGGAGCCGCGCCATTCTCACCAGCCGCCTTAAAATCAAGTTCCGCCAGCATAAACGGCAGAGATCCGCCGCTGCGTCGGGGACCCGGTCGACCCGGCCCAGGAAGACCAAGTTCAGTGTTCAGCGGCTGAAAGGGAAGGGCTTGCCGGCCGTGCAGAAGAAAGTACGGGTTCTGGGCCGTTTGGTTCCCGGTTGCCGGAAACAGCCGTTGCCGGTGATTCTAGAAGAAGCGACTGATTACATCGCGGCTCTGGAGATGCAGGTCCGAGCCATGAGCCGGCTCACTCAGCTGCTCTCCGGTTCAACTTCCGGCTCCACTTGA